One region of Deltaproteobacteria bacterium genomic DNA includes:
- a CDS encoding outer membrane beta-barrel protein: MQIFFFFVAFLCIYLPVSVHAQSGAVEPGFHPYISVEEEYNDNINLASTNKKDDYITTVKPGLKYTNMDKVSGVDFDYNLGLVYYGKETDSKYVSHNGSLNVKYLTKEHFNFYLKESFIRSDEQREREYFTTTEENKYVLSTRTERSIYWRNVVAPTIEYQFGPDNRLGLNYRNNIYRTESTVGQDSREDYINPFFDYWFNQKNGIHLEYGYTIGDFNLTPDMTGHRANGRYTNRISPKSSIFAEYTFSQRNFDPPSTDYDIHEPSVGITYAFSPTFNASAQVGYFWKEPEIGEKTDGPSYKASITNLDVRTTYILSLQGGYTEDYFTSENLGFNRYHRLTGSITHYLEKRTSVGFSGNVERAEFDQDRKDWIWGASGTLSHTPLKWLTLALEISHRERTSNIDANDYTENRGIIRITATY; the protein is encoded by the coding sequence ATGCAAATATTTTTCTTTTTCGTTGCGTTCTTGTGCATATATTTACCGGTTTCGGTTCATGCCCAGAGTGGAGCTGTTGAACCCGGTTTCCACCCTTACATTTCCGTTGAGGAAGAATACAATGATAACATCAATCTCGCCTCTACAAATAAAAAGGATGATTACATTACGACGGTGAAACCTGGGTTGAAGTATACGAACATGGACAAAGTGTCAGGTGTGGATTTTGATTACAACCTTGGCCTGGTCTATTATGGAAAAGAAACGGATAGTAAATATGTCAGTCATAATGGATCGTTAAATGTTAAATACCTCACAAAAGAGCATTTTAATTTTTATCTGAAGGAATCCTTCATTCGATCTGACGAGCAGAGAGAACGGGAATACTTCACTACTACAGAGGAAAACAAGTATGTACTCTCTACACGAACGGAAAGGTCTATTTACTGGCGAAACGTTGTAGCGCCAACGATTGAATATCAATTCGGGCCGGATAATCGTTTGGGCCTCAACTATCGTAATAACATTTACAGAACAGAAAGCACAGTCGGACAGGACAGCCGGGAAGATTATATTAATCCTTTTTTCGATTATTGGTTTAACCAGAAAAATGGCATCCACCTTGAGTATGGCTATACAATCGGGGATTTTAACCTTACTCCCGACATGACCGGTCACAGGGCAAATGGCCGCTATACGAATCGTATCAGTCCAAAATCATCCATCTTTGCAGAATACACGTTTTCACAGCGCAATTTTGATCCCCCATCTACAGATTACGACATCCATGAACCGTCTGTGGGTATAACATACGCGTTTAGTCCAACCTTCAATGCATCGGCACAGGTTGGATATTTCTGGAAAGAACCTGAAATCGGCGAGAAAACAGACGGCCCAAGTTATAAAGCCAGTATCACAAATCTTGACGTCCGGACAACCTACATCCTCAGCTTGCAGGGTGGGTATACGGAAGATTATTTTACTTCAGAAAATCTGGGTTTTAACCGATACCACCGGTTGACGGGGTCAATAACACACTACCTGGAAAAGAGAACGTCTGTCGGTTTTTCCGGCAACGTGGAGCGGGCAGAATTTGACCAGGACAGGAAAGACTGGATTTGGGGAGCGAGCGGCACACTCTCTCACACGCCGTTAAAATGGCTGACATTGGCATTGGAGATCTCACACAGGGAAAGAACTTCGAACATAGATGCGAACGATTACACCGAAAACAGGGGAATTATAAGAATCACCGCAACATACTGA
- a CDS encoding acyltransferase, translating into MNYLCIADDVTLGKNVKLSKFINLYGCTIDDNTKIGAFVEIQKNASVGKNCKISSHTFICEGVIIEDDVFVGHNVTFINDMYPRATAPDGSLQTEADWTVAPTLVKKGASIGSSCTILANVTIGENAILGAGSVITKDVPPNTIAAGNPAKILRIIKVQGSRFKGQG; encoded by the coding sequence ATGAACTATCTCTGTATAGCCGATGACGTAACGCTTGGCAAGAATGTCAAACTCTCGAAATTCATCAACCTCTACGGATGCACCATTGACGATAACACAAAGATCGGCGCCTTTGTCGAGATACAGAAAAACGCCTCTGTCGGCAAGAACTGCAAGATATCCAGCCATACCTTTATCTGTGAAGGGGTAATTATTGAAGACGACGTTTTTGTCGGACATAATGTCACCTTTATCAATGATATGTACCCTCGTGCGACAGCACCGGACGGCTCACTGCAAACCGAGGCCGACTGGACTGTAGCGCCTACCCTCGTGAAAAAGGGCGCCTCAATCGGCTCCAGCTGTACCATACTTGCCAATGTTACCATCGGCGAAAACGCCATTTTAGGCGCGGGAAGCGTCATCACAAAAGATGTGCCTCCGAATACCATCGCTGCCGGCAATCCCGCAAAAATTTTAAGAATAATTAAGGTTCAAGGTTCAAGGTTCAAGGGACAAGGTTAG
- a CDS encoding Gfo/Idh/MocA family oxidoreductase: protein MIRVGIIGYGYWGPNLVRNFSTAEGSQVEMVCDMNQQALKKVRKTYPGIKVTSDFNELIKDPDIDVVAIATPVFTHYELAKKALEEGKNIFVEKPFTYTSAEGEELIELAEKKNLKIMVDHTFLYTGSVRKIKQLVEDHVLGDLFYYDSIRVNLGLFQHDINVVWDLAPHDISIMEYVIGEKPQAVVATGAEHFNRGLEDIAYLTVYFKDNIIGHINVNWLSPVKVRTTLIGGQKKMLVWNDLEPDEKIKIYDKGVQVKTKEGKYNLLVSYRSGDMWAPRVEQTEALKLMVEKFVDYISNGGRIINDGVAGLRVVKLLEASTRSLKNKGEMVYL, encoded by the coding sequence ATGATTAGAGTAGGAATAATCGGATACGGTTACTGGGGACCCAATCTCGTAAGAAACTTCAGCACGGCGGAAGGTTCTCAGGTGGAGATGGTTTGCGACATGAATCAGCAAGCCCTTAAAAAAGTCCGGAAGACGTATCCCGGCATCAAGGTCACAAGTGACTTCAATGAGCTGATCAAAGACCCTGATATCGACGTCGTAGCTATTGCAACACCGGTCTTTACCCATTACGAACTTGCAAAGAAGGCTTTAGAAGAAGGCAAGAATATATTCGTCGAAAAACCCTTCACCTACACCAGCGCTGAAGGTGAAGAACTCATTGAGTTAGCCGAGAAAAAGAACCTGAAAATAATGGTGGATCATACATTCCTCTACACAGGTTCCGTGAGGAAGATAAAACAACTTGTTGAGGACCACGTCTTAGGTGATCTTTTCTACTACGATTCCATCAGGGTCAATTTGGGCCTCTTCCAGCACGACATCAATGTGGTGTGGGATCTCGCACCGCACGATATCTCTATCATGGAATATGTGATCGGTGAAAAACCACAGGCTGTTGTAGCAACCGGAGCCGAACACTTTAACCGTGGGCTGGAAGATATAGCTTACCTGACAGTATACTTTAAAGACAATATTATCGGGCATATCAATGTCAACTGGCTTTCCCCTGTCAAGGTGAGAACCACCCTGATCGGGGGACAAAAAAAGATGCTTGTCTGGAACGATTTAGAGCCGGACGAAAAAATTAAAATTTACGATAAAGGCGTCCAGGTAAAAACCAAAGAAGGTAAGTACAATCTCTTGGTCTCCTATCGCTCCGGAGACATGTGGGCGCCCAGAGTCGAACAGACCGAAGCTCTCAAGCTCATGGTTGAAAAATTTGTCGACTATATAAGCAACGGCGGAAGAATCATAAATGACGGAGTGGCAGGACTTAGAGTGGTTAAACTGCTTGAAGCATCTACCCGATCTTTGAAGAATAAGGGAGAGATGGTGTACCTATGA
- a CDS encoding AAA family ATPase: MYEKFYGFKEKPFNITPDPKFVYLSENHKEALAHLKYAIKEEKGFTVITGEVGTGKTTLVHTLLNKIDGNVRTAYIFNPVMDPDDFLNYICEDLGLKSDGVKSRGQNLTLLHNFLLTCYTQNERVFLIIDEAQSLDTKLLEEVRLLTNLETSKNKLLHVILLGQPELNKTLADERFRALKQRVSVRYHLNTLNFADTREYILFRMKRAGARNLSVFDEGAIKAIYKYSKGIPRLINILCDNALLTGFSREEDRIGKSIIQEVIKDLEGSHAIKKSKLLPILLIIFILFLCAGIILILLFPEHSEIWNFKAWSINKWFIHQ, encoded by the coding sequence ATGTACGAAAAGTTTTATGGCTTTAAAGAAAAGCCATTTAATATAACGCCCGACCCTAAATTTGTATATCTGAGCGAGAATCATAAAGAAGCTCTCGCACACCTGAAATATGCCATCAAAGAAGAAAAGGGGTTCACCGTCATTACCGGAGAGGTGGGTACCGGCAAAACGACACTTGTACATACACTCTTAAATAAAATAGACGGGAATGTGCGAACGGCTTACATTTTCAATCCCGTCATGGATCCGGATGACTTCCTCAATTATATTTGCGAAGATTTAGGATTAAAATCAGATGGCGTCAAGTCACGGGGACAGAATCTCACATTATTGCATAATTTTCTTCTGACGTGCTATACTCAGAACGAACGGGTTTTTTTAATTATCGATGAAGCCCAAAGCCTGGATACGAAACTTCTTGAAGAAGTCCGGTTGCTTACCAACCTGGAAACATCGAAGAACAAACTTCTCCACGTCATTCTTCTGGGACAACCGGAATTGAACAAGACTCTTGCCGATGAGAGATTTCGGGCTCTAAAACAGAGGGTTTCCGTTCGTTACCATTTAAATACTCTGAATTTTGCGGATACGAGAGAATACATTCTGTTCAGGATGAAGAGAGCAGGAGCGCGGAATCTTTCCGTATTCGATGAAGGCGCTATAAAGGCAATATATAAATACTCAAAAGGGATCCCCCGTTTGATCAATATTCTATGCGACAATGCCCTGCTCACAGGATTTTCACGTGAGGAAGACCGAATCGGGAAATCAATTATTCAGGAAGTGATCAAAGATTTAGAAGGGTCACACGCGATTAAAAAGAGTAAACTGTTACCCATATTACTCATTATTTTTATACTGTTTCTGTGCGCAGGGATCATTCTAATTTTACTTTTTCCTGAACATTCAGAAATATGGAATTTTAAGGCGTGGAGCATAAACAAATGGTTTATTCATCAATAA
- a CDS encoding polysaccharide biosynthesis tyrosine autokinase → MGKMFEALQKAEKERIQEPQEDSVKTASDDAVLDNKLVSFFQPGSIVAEQFRKLRTYLFKPDLQNQTKTILVTSAFSGEGKSLIAINLAISIAIELHSHALLVDCDLRNPTLSRWFGMQEAKGLSDYLLGEIEIPELLVKTHVDKLSLLCGGSSQDNPVELIGSQKMEALVQELKSRYSDRYIILDSSPVLATTEPNVLDKMVDGIILVVRAGVTPRESVQQAVKLLKTEKIIGVVLNDMQFKSSALHSRYFGTHRYYYDYRYRSSKEPQNLKDKIISRLKKPKEFFKRNP, encoded by the coding sequence ATGGGTAAAATGTTTGAAGCGCTTCAGAAGGCGGAGAAGGAAAGAATACAGGAACCTCAGGAAGATTCTGTTAAGACCGCATCCGACGATGCTGTTTTAGACAATAAGTTGGTCTCATTTTTTCAGCCTGGCTCCATAGTCGCGGAGCAATTTCGCAAACTGAGAACATACCTTTTCAAACCTGATCTGCAAAATCAAACGAAGACGATCCTCGTTACAAGCGCTTTCAGTGGAGAAGGCAAAAGCCTCATTGCCATAAACCTGGCAATCAGTATCGCCATCGAATTGCATAGCCATGCCTTGCTCGTGGATTGTGACCTCCGCAATCCGACGCTTTCACGTTGGTTTGGAATGCAAGAAGCAAAGGGTCTGTCCGATTACCTTCTTGGAGAGATTGAAATACCTGAACTCCTGGTCAAAACCCATGTCGATAAGCTCAGTCTGCTTTGTGGTGGGAGCTCTCAGGATAACCCTGTCGAGCTGATAGGCTCACAGAAGATGGAAGCCCTGGTTCAGGAACTAAAATCGCGGTACAGTGACCGTTACATCATTCTTGATTCTTCACCTGTGTTGGCTACAACGGAACCGAATGTCCTCGATAAAATGGTCGATGGTATTATCCTTGTAGTCAGGGCGGGCGTAACACCCAGAGAATCTGTTCAGCAGGCCGTTAAATTACTTAAAACAGAGAAAATTATCGGTGTTGTGTTAAATGATATGCAATTTAAATCATCAGCGCTTCATTCACGATATTTTGGAACACACCGTTACTATTATGATTATCGTTACAGAAGCAGTAAAGAACCTCAAAACTTAAAGGACAAAATTATATCGCGTTTGAAAAAACCGAAAGAATTTTTCAAGAGAAATCCGTAA
- a CDS encoding four helix bundle protein encodes MRFEDLEVWKRATNLSANIYRGLKHLKDYGFKDQITRSGLSIPSNIAEGFERESHKESVMFLSYAKGSCGELRTQIYIGIDIGYIDKEIGEEWSREAQEISSMLNGLIKARRKFT; translated from the coding sequence ATGAGGTTTGAGGATCTTGAGGTCTGGAAACGTGCAACCAATTTAAGTGCAAATATTTATAGAGGGCTGAAACATCTCAAAGATTACGGTTTCAAAGATCAAATTACTCGCTCCGGGCTATCGATACCAAGCAATATCGCTGAAGGTTTCGAAAGAGAATCACACAAGGAAAGTGTAATGTTTTTATCCTATGCAAAGGGTTCATGTGGCGAATTGCGAACCCAAATTTACATTGGAATAGATATCGGATACATTGACAAAGAAATCGGTGAGGAATGGTCAAGAGAGGCACAAGAAATATCATCGATGCTAAATGGTTTAATTAAAGCCCGTCGCAAATTCACATAA
- the rfbA gene encoding glucose-1-phosphate thymidylyltransferase RfbA — translation MVYSSINFHQSSYKGIILAGGAGTRLHPITKVVSKQLLPIYDKPMIYYPLSVLMLAGIRNILIISTPEDLPRFESLLGNGEQWGLSFSYAEQRKPEGIAQAFTIGKDFIGDSNACLVLGDNIFYGHGLPEILKRAVTIDKGALIFGYWVRDPERYGVAEFNEQGKVLSIEEKPSNPKSSYAVTGLYFYDNDVIEIASRLKPSARGELEITDLNKEYLARGTLQLEILGRGFAWLDTGTHESLLEAGMFFETIEKRQGLKVACVEEIAFRMGYIDADRVRRLAEPLKKNGYGEYLLQIIKNR, via the coding sequence ATGGTTTATTCATCAATAAATTTTCATCAATCGAGTTACAAAGGTATTATTCTGGCGGGCGGCGCCGGTACCAGACTCCATCCGATTACAAAAGTGGTCAGCAAACAGTTATTGCCCATATATGACAAGCCCATGATCTATTATCCTCTTTCTGTACTCATGCTGGCAGGAATCAGAAATATTCTGATCATCTCGACCCCGGAAGATCTCCCACGATTCGAGAGTCTTTTGGGAAATGGCGAACAGTGGGGCCTCAGTTTTTCGTACGCCGAACAAAGGAAACCTGAAGGCATTGCCCAGGCATTTACTATTGGAAAAGATTTCATCGGTGACAGCAATGCCTGTCTCGTCCTGGGGGATAACATCTTCTATGGCCATGGCCTGCCTGAGATTTTAAAAAGAGCGGTGACAATAGATAAAGGCGCTCTTATTTTCGGATATTGGGTCCGGGACCCGGAAAGATATGGTGTTGCGGAGTTTAATGAGCAGGGAAAAGTGCTGAGCATTGAAGAAAAACCCTCAAACCCCAAGTCCAGCTATGCGGTGACCGGTTTATACTTCTACGATAATGACGTGATAGAAATCGCGTCCAGGTTAAAGCCTTCAGCCCGGGGAGAGCTTGAAATTACGGATCTTAATAAAGAATACCTTGCAAGAGGAACACTCCAGCTTGAAATTCTTGGTCGCGGTTTCGCCTGGCTCGATACGGGAACACATGAGTCGCTTCTTGAAGCAGGTATGTTTTTCGAGACTATAGAAAAGCGCCAGGGTCTCAAAGTCGCTTGTGTTGAGGAGATTGCCTTTCGAATGGGCTATATCGATGCAGACCGGGTTCGCCGTCTTGCCGAACCTTTGAAAAAAAATGGATATGGGGAGTATTTATTACAAATTATAAAAAACAGGTAA
- a CDS encoding polysaccharide biosynthesis/export family protein: protein MKKRETRIFILALFFLLMLLPTSAYPQKSKDVTPPQKTQGEVATDSDQYIIGPEDVLHIFVWREEQMSKTVPVRMDGKISLPLIDDIQAADMTPLQLKEVLTKKLKTVIDNPTVSVTVMEANSFKVFVSGEVKQPGVHRLRSETSFVQLMTMVGGFTDWADKKKVLIIRKEKGAEKRITVNYKKIIDGKEPDVTIKRGDLVIVP from the coding sequence ATTTTTATATTGGCATTATTTTTTCTTCTTATGTTATTGCCGACGTCGGCTTATCCCCAAAAGAGTAAAGATGTCACACCACCTCAAAAGACTCAGGGTGAAGTTGCCACCGACAGCGACCAGTATATAATAGGACCCGAAGATGTCCTTCACATTTTCGTCTGGAGAGAAGAGCAAATGTCGAAAACCGTTCCGGTCAGAATGGATGGCAAGATATCCCTGCCTCTTATCGATGATATACAGGCAGCCGATATGACACCGCTCCAGTTGAAAGAGGTTTTGACCAAAAAACTGAAGACCGTCATAGACAACCCGACCGTTTCCGTAACGGTCATGGAGGCAAACAGTTTCAAGGTATTCGTTTCCGGCGAGGTCAAACAACCTGGCGTTCACCGGCTTCGCAGTGAAACATCATTCGTCCAGCTCATGACTATGGTCGGAGGTTTTACGGATTGGGCCGACAAGAAAAAAGTTTTAATCATCAGAAAAGAAAAAGGTGCTGAAAAAAGAATAACGGTCAATTACAAGAAAATAATCGATGGAAAAGAACCGGATGTCACTATTAAACGAGGAGATTTGGTGATTGTACCATAA
- a CDS encoding sugar transferase, giving the protein MLANFLVKPSETAMEPSHDGDHTFYSAPHFHHMLRIERKRTERSKKPFLLILLDFSGLKTKNRNASMYEKVKSVIVSCSRETDLQGWYEHNKTIGAIFTEMASVEESSIEKIFRKLQNKIGENLDAEDVKKIKVSFHVFPEENGNTVINNSLFNIALYPDLSRPSISRQTTSSLKKILDITGSLFALLLFFPIFLIIAAAVKLTSNGPVFFKQERMGLNGEIFTFLKFRSMYTNSDQNRHKDYIKKYIAKGKGDANTPGVYKLNNDPRITAIGHFLRKTSLDELPQFINVLKGEMSLVGPRPPIPYECEIYDIWHRRRLLSVKPGITGLWQVTGRSSTTFDEMVRLDLKYINEWSLWLDIKLLLKTPWVILTGKGAY; this is encoded by the coding sequence ATGTTAGCTAACTTCCTTGTGAAACCTTCGGAAACGGCCATGGAACCTTCACATGATGGAGACCACACATTTTACAGTGCACCCCACTTTCACCATATGCTCCGGATCGAGCGGAAAAGGACGGAGCGATCGAAAAAACCTTTTCTCCTCATCCTCCTTGACTTCTCAGGGTTGAAAACAAAAAATCGCAATGCTTCCATGTATGAGAAAGTAAAATCGGTCATTGTTTCCTGTTCAAGAGAAACGGATTTGCAAGGATGGTACGAACACAATAAGACCATAGGCGCCATATTTACGGAGATGGCCTCGGTTGAAGAAAGTTCGATAGAAAAAATTTTCCGCAAGCTGCAAAACAAAATTGGCGAGAATCTTGATGCGGAGGATGTCAAGAAGATCAAAGTATCTTTCCACGTATTTCCCGAGGAGAATGGAAACACCGTAATCAACAACAGTCTGTTCAATATAGCCCTCTATCCCGATCTTTCAAGACCGAGTATCTCCAGACAGACAACATCATCCCTAAAAAAGATTTTAGATATAACAGGAAGCCTGTTTGCCCTTCTGTTATTTTTCCCGATCTTTTTGATTATTGCCGCAGCAGTCAAACTGACCTCTAACGGACCTGTATTTTTTAAACAGGAAAGAATGGGGCTCAACGGTGAAATATTCACATTCCTGAAATTCCGATCCATGTATACGAACAGCGATCAAAATCGCCACAAGGATTACATTAAAAAATATATCGCTAAGGGGAAAGGCGATGCGAACACGCCGGGCGTCTATAAATTAAATAACGACCCCCGGATTACCGCCATCGGCCACTTTTTGAGAAAAACCAGTCTTGATGAACTCCCGCAGTTCATTAATGTATTGAAGGGTGAAATGTCGCTTGTCGGGCCACGGCCTCCTATCCCCTACGAGTGCGAAATTTATGATATATGGCACAGACGGAGGTTACTCTCTGTCAAACCGGGTATTACAGGGCTGTGGCAGGTAACCGGCAGAAGCAGTACCACGTTTGATGAAATGGTACGCCTCGACCTCAAATACATAAATGAGTGGTCGCTGTGGCTTGACATCAAGCTTCTCCTGAAGACCCCATGGGTAATACTGACGGGTAAGGGAGCCTATTAA
- a CDS encoding Wzz/FepE/Etk N-terminal domain-containing protein gives MINPARSYNIDDYLEILHRRIWYLVIPFLVIIIGTVLYVTFAPRLYKASTLVLVTPQKVPESLVPSTVTSRIEERLQSISQEVMSRTRLEQVINEFGLYKSESKNLTREEIVEKMQKDIKVELPTKKEEKGYFTIGYISKDPNMATAIANRLASLFIEENLKLREQQAVGTTEFLTSELTAKKAKLEELEAAVTQYKRHHMGELPEQRDTNLKILEQLQMQYQRVGENLRAAQDRKLFLQKQLSDLELPITGSGTTVTSRAPGRSSTSSSVLGYSSTGPEIAGTYESQKDSLTRQLDDLRSRYTESHPDVIVTKKKLADLETKKDTYNVKSDPRYRELKNQLAMTDMEIKRFRTEETNIGSQINRYRARIENVPSREQEMASLSREYQNTKETHEQLLKKSQEAQQSENLERRQKGEQFRVIDPARVPEKPFSPDIPKVLLIGFVVSIGCSFGAAIIREQMDRSFHDAGDVEVTLGLRVLATIPNIEQKAA, from the coding sequence ATGATCAATCCTGCACGATCCTATAACATTGATGATTACCTGGAAATCTTACACAGAAGAATCTGGTATCTCGTGATTCCTTTTCTGGTAATTATAATTGGAACCGTTCTCTATGTAACGTTTGCCCCCCGGCTCTATAAAGCCTCGACACTCGTTCTCGTAACACCGCAAAAAGTGCCGGAGTCGCTTGTTCCCTCCACAGTAACTTCAAGAATCGAAGAGCGCCTTCAATCGATTTCACAGGAGGTAATGAGCAGGACACGTCTGGAACAGGTTATTAATGAATTCGGCCTTTATAAGTCTGAGAGCAAGAATCTCACCCGGGAAGAGATCGTGGAAAAGATGCAGAAGGACATCAAGGTTGAGCTTCCCACCAAAAAAGAGGAAAAGGGCTATTTTACGATCGGCTATATCAGCAAAGATCCGAATATGGCTACCGCCATTGCCAACCGGCTGGCTTCCCTTTTTATCGAAGAGAATTTGAAACTGAGGGAGCAGCAGGCAGTGGGAACGACAGAGTTTTTAACCAGTGAACTTACTGCTAAGAAGGCAAAGTTAGAGGAGCTTGAGGCGGCAGTGACACAGTATAAGAGACACCACATGGGTGAACTGCCTGAGCAACGGGATACCAATCTGAAAATTTTAGAACAATTGCAGATGCAATACCAGAGGGTCGGGGAAAATCTGAGGGCTGCACAGGACCGCAAATTATTTCTACAGAAGCAACTCTCCGACCTTGAATTGCCAATAACCGGCTCAGGTACCACTGTTACTTCAAGAGCGCCAGGCAGATCGTCCACCTCATCATCCGTACTGGGATATTCCTCTACAGGCCCTGAGATAGCCGGAACCTATGAATCTCAGAAGGATTCTCTCACAAGACAACTCGATGACTTAAGGTCAAGATACACGGAAAGCCACCCTGACGTAATTGTGACAAAGAAGAAACTCGCCGACCTGGAAACAAAAAAGGACACCTACAATGTCAAAAGCGACCCACGATACAGGGAATTGAAAAATCAACTGGCAATGACCGACATGGAAATAAAGAGATTCCGGACGGAAGAAACAAACATAGGATCTCAGATCAACAGATACAGGGCACGTATTGAAAACGTTCCCTCACGGGAGCAGGAGATGGCATCATTGTCCCGGGAATACCAGAATACCAAGGAAACGCACGAACAACTTTTGAAAAAGAGCCAGGAAGCTCAGCAGTCGGAAAATCTGGAACGGCGGCAAAAGGGAGAACAGTTCAGGGTAATTGATCCTGCCCGCGTCCCTGAAAAGCCATTCTCCCCGGATATACCGAAAGTCCTTCTCATTGGTTTTGTGGTGAGCATAGGTTGCAGTTTTGGGGCGGCAATTATTCGGGAGCAAATGGACAGATCATTCCACGATGCCGGAGATGTTGAAGTCACTCTCGGGCTCAGAGTGCTGGCAACTATTCCCAATATCGAGCAAAAAGCGGCGTAA